Proteins from a single region of Fodinibius sp. Rm-B-1B1-1:
- a CDS encoding antibiotic biosynthesis monooxygenase family protein, which produces MKRCTEQISKLLNNGSSVYSATFVFRIKNYDSEFESLNSIIDEVANSNSGFLGKESWSNEEENKRAVVYYWDSLESLKQFSNNPNHQKAKQNYNKWYSGYEIIISEVVNFKSDNGLQ; this is translated from the coding sequence ATGAAAAGATGTACAGAACAGATTAGCAAACTTCTTAACAATGGATCCTCTGTTTACTCAGCAACTTTTGTTTTCCGTATTAAAAATTACGATTCGGAGTTCGAAAGTTTAAATAGCATTATAGATGAAGTGGCGAACTCTAATTCTGGTTTTTTAGGCAAGGAGAGCTGGTCTAATGAAGAAGAAAACAAAAGGGCAGTAGTTTATTATTGGGATAGCTTAGAATCATTAAAACAATTTTCTAACAACCCAAATCATCAAAAAGCCAAGCAGAATTATAACAAATGGTATAGCGGTTATGAAATTATTATCTCAGAGGTTGTGAATTTCAAATCAGATAATGGTCTTCAATGA
- a CDS encoding PIN-like domain-containing protein, which produces MEDKEKNIWESEPVIVFDTSTLLDFYFYPQKTREKIYNNVFKKLDNRLWIPNHVYFEFLKNRKSVIKKPINKSYLPLRDTLKRIQKGIEKIENNYKDFHQKSKKPDRFPHIDEELTKQYSDLVEKVEEEITNFNDKLITKIEEAETEIKETVENDDHFEKIKEFFSVGRSYNFSELLEIVKEGELRYRNNIPPGYKDSDKDGIQKFGDLIIWKQILEFIESEKKNLIFVIDDQKEDWIKETSGENYFPRLELEMELNSVSGKELWIYNQTDFLRAANEILEAQFDPDDLLTIEEYLEQKSEFEEDPVLICKCNDCGFMTEFYEENLFIDWQHVASYDRNMGPELEYEAILNLPCKNCQKNFEIIFRGWEYPMGAVNSTDIENYGCEIIDVSFPKVPVNI; this is translated from the coding sequence ATGGAAGACAAAGAGAAAAATATTTGGGAAAGTGAACCAGTTATCGTTTTTGATACATCCACTTTACTAGATTTTTATTTTTATCCCCAAAAGACAAGAGAAAAGATATATAATAACGTTTTTAAAAAGTTAGACAATCGACTTTGGATTCCAAACCATGTGTACTTTGAATTCTTAAAGAACAGAAAGTCTGTTATAAAAAAGCCAATTAATAAGAGCTACTTACCATTAAGAGATACACTAAAAAGAATACAAAAAGGAATTGAAAAAATTGAAAACAACTATAAAGACTTTCACCAAAAATCTAAGAAGCCTGACCGTTTCCCACATATTGACGAAGAATTAACCAAACAGTATTCAGATTTAGTAGAAAAAGTCGAGGAGGAAATAACTAATTTTAATGATAAGCTAATTACAAAAATTGAAGAGGCTGAAACTGAAATTAAGGAAACAGTAGAAAACGATGATCATTTTGAAAAAATTAAAGAATTTTTCTCAGTAGGAAGATCATATAATTTTTCAGAATTATTAGAAATAGTAAAAGAAGGTGAATTAAGATATAGAAACAATATACCTCCCGGCTATAAAGATTCTGATAAAGATGGAATTCAAAAGTTTGGTGATCTTATTATTTGGAAACAGATACTTGAATTTATTGAGAGTGAAAAGAAGAATTTAATTTTTGTCATTGATGATCAAAAAGAAGACTGGATTAAAGAGACTAGTGGCGAAAATTACTTTCCTAGATTAGAACTTGAGATGGAACTAAATTCAGTTAGCGGCAAAGAATTATGGATTTATAATCAAACAGATTTTTTAAGGGCAGCAAATGAAATTTTAGAAGCTCAATTTGATCCCGATGACTTACTAACGATTGAGGAATACTTAGAACAAAAGAGTGAGTTTGAAGAAGATCCTGTTCTAATTTGCAAATGCAATGATTGCGGTTTTATGACAGAATTTTATGAGGAAAATTTATTTATTGATTGGCAACATGTTGCAAGTTATGATAGGAATATGGGACCTGAGCTAGAATATGAAGCAATATTGAATTTACCTTGCAAAAATTGCCAAAAAAACTTCGAGATAATTTTTAGAGGTTGGGAATATCCTATGGGTGCTGTAAATAGTACAGATATTGAAAATTATGGTTGTGAAATTATTGATGTTAGTTTCCCTAAAGTACCAGTGAATATTTAG